In one Solanum lycopersicum chromosome 11, SLM_r2.1 genomic region, the following are encoded:
- the LOC101252839 gene encoding uncharacterized protein: MSLQTKTIVPSRYITFTIPNPSIHHHYNASHLRIAVLDSSSPSGRTKFGVIVVPVGLESDWVYSTFEGHLQILLCHTDFYRLVLIGNSPNPINPTSHSPVINPKDQSVIQRAFIRLLNDELKPSNQSSTVWFSTRVDMVIRSLVLGRFFGKIIGEMLIEDVEWKLENGVGTEFRRRMRFRKSPYLFETYMKIQPNKTDFVNMEDVEFEIVDDGVLRPSYLTPMVAGLRVNHLLLNRKIQKGIKPTALCLGVGTGALVAFLNSQLGFKVLGIETDSIVLDAAKNYFGFESSNNSRLCTGHPLKMAEKFATQVETDGFHGYILDDGECLNEFDDKFDVVISDLEAANPSVVMKSPSAEILQKSMLMNIKKLLGVNGVLILDVTIPRERYYDEVITPVMEVFGEMYEIDVENEKYSVVIAASETEFGAFDPSESEFLKTLKKVTGSFPEAVKPVSKKR, from the coding sequence atgtctCTACAAACCAAAACGATCGTCCCTTCTCGCTACATCACCTTCACAATCCCAAATCCTTCGATTCACCATCACTACAATGCTTCTCATCTCCGCATTGCAGTTCTTGATTCTTCGTCCCCTTCAGGACGCACTAAATTTGGTGTAATAGTGGTTCCGGTAGGCCTAGAATCTGACTGGGTTTATTCAACTTTTGAAGGTCATCTTCAAATCCTACTTTGTCACACTGACTTCTATCGACTTGTTTTAATTGGGAATTCGCCGAACCCAATCAACCCCACTTCGCATAGTCCCGTGATAAATCCAAAGGATCAATCGGTTATTCAGCGTGCTTTTATTCGGCTTCTGAATGATGAATTGAAACCGTCTAATCAAAGCTCTACTGTTTGGTTTTCGACTCGTGTAGATATGGTGATTCGGAGTTTGGTGTTGGGTAGATTTTTCGGGAAGATTATTGGGGAAATGTTGATTGAAGATGTGGAATGGAAACTAGAAAATGGGGTCGGTACGGAGTTTAGAAGAAGAATGAGATTTAGGAAATCCCCATATCTGTTTGAAACTTACATGAAGATCCAACCCAATAAAACTGATTTTGTTAACATGGAAGATGTAGAATTCGAGATTGTTGATGATGGGGTTTTAAGACCTTCATATTTGACTCCAATGGTAGCTGGTTTGAGAGTAAACCACTTACTCTTGAACAGGAAAATTCAAAAAGGGATAAAACCAACAGCTCTCTGTTTAGGTGTTGGAACAGGGGCTCTGGTTGCTTTTTTAAACTCTCAATTAGGATTCAAAGTTTTAGGGATTGAAACAGATAGTATTGTTTTGGATGCTGCTAAGAACTATTTCGGATTCGAATCGAGTAACAACTCGAGATTATGCACTGGGCATCCATTAAAAATGGCTGAGAAATTCGCTACTCAAGTTGAAACAGATGGTTTCCATGGTTACATTTTGGATGATGGAGAGTGTTTGAATGAGTTTGACGATAAATTCGATGTTGTTATTTCGGATTTAGAAGCTGCTAATCCTTCTGTAGTAATGAAATCTCCTTCTGCAGAGATACTTCAAAAATCCATGCTGATGAACATCAAGAAACTGCTGGGAGTCAATGGGGTTTTGATACTCGACGTGACGATTCCAAGGGAGAGATATTACGACGAAGTGATTACTCCGGTGATGGAGGTTTTCGGGGAGATGTATGAGATCGATGtcgaaaatgaaaaatacaGTGTTGTTATCGCTGCTTCAGAAACTGAATTTGGGGCTTTCGATCCAAGCGAGAGCGAGTTTCTAAAGACGTTGAAGAAAGTAACAGGATCTTTTCCTGAGGCTGTGAAACCGGTCTCGAAGAAACGCTGA
- the LOC101252549 gene encoding ribonucleases P/MRP protein subunit POP1 isoform X2: MMQVTAVLSSWRVQRQDLLLSILNTVLVPSPYSYCEDARNDVLSGAIYGSAELHHVGATFSKTIAPVTYMWQPQQCRKTDTKVDHAGICGEQQKIDGCASSRRLWVWIHAAAFSEGYNALLNACERQVDAAGSRVSCISLEDRLGKLELIGSRASELLQKLLHPATCSSVNSSLVKYASFIENDDQNLSSAIFSLFVNDPRFLNKDTIDPLEAKGQNILSYRKDEKGIPKRDMKLLSCSSLQCEGSPGLSECIDLWDAKEGFDPPIEENILCMEKHHQRMKLFRVGDVKSGRQQPSVERRFSSVCPILLLKSDNQKTSIIRWSIILPLCWIKVFWISLVTNGAQAIGLREKNWIACDLGLPCFPREFPDCNAHSCFMVLEEAAYDKKSELRSPHTKTWKVPVSSPWDSVRLALEGLSGAGHDRMQHEQLSPNDMIKNLEMSTPYSRRCITDSEGSHSAPFEGFVARTSYVLIQFLDEISGSHLLLFPKALHRIKCISKFMKDERIFNEDIDKGIYQINQDQKLCLVRVILHAHREGSFEEGAVVCAPQIDDVMLFTTRSEISKGELQVPESFVRSCFSQQATGKWEFQVPEDPAAKESYRLPIGFITTGFVRGSKKPVAVALCEAVCLAHLREEQWKAISVRKRKKEIYVLVRNLRSTAYRLALASIVLEQWEDDVEYM; encoded by the exons ATGATGCAAGTTACTGCAGTGCTGTCCAGTTGGAGGGTCCAGAGGCAG GATTTGTTGCTGTCAATCCTAAATACTGTGCTTGTGCCTTCTCCATACTCATATTGTGAGGATGCTCGTAATGACGTACTCTCTGGTgctatctatggtagtgctgaG CTCCATCATGTAGGAGCCACCTTTTCTAAGACAATTGCTCCTGTAACCTATATGTGGCAACCACAGCAGTGTAGGAAAACTGATACAAAGGTCGATCATGCCGGTATATGTGGTGAACAACAGAAGATTGATGGATGTGCTTCTTCAAGACGGCTATGGGTTTGGATACATGCTGCTGCTTTCAGTGAAGGATATAATGCTTTGCTAAATGCTTGTGAAAGGCAG GTAGATGCTGCTGGCTCCAGAGTTAGTTGCATTTCCCTTGAGGATCGTCTGGGGAAGTTGGAACTGATTGGATCAAGGGCATCTGAGCTTCTTCAAAAGCTTTTACATCCTGCAACCTG TTCTTCAGTAAATTCTTCCCTGGTGAAGTATGCATCCTTCATTGAGAATGACGACCAAAACCTTTCTTCAGCAATCTTTTCTCTCTTTGTCAATGATCCTCGATTTTTGAATAAAGATACTATTGATCCTTTGGAAGCAAAGGGTCAAAATATACTATCTTACAGGAAAGATGAGAAGGGAATTCCAAAAAGGGACATGAAGTTACTCTCTTGCTCGTCCTTACAATGTGAAGGAAGTCCTGGCTTATCTGAGTGTATAGATCTCTGGGATGCTAAAGAAGGCTTTGACCCTCCAATAGAAGAAAACATCCTTTGCATGGAGAAACACCATCAGCGTATGAAGTTGTTTCGCGTTGGTGATGTGAAATCAGGCAGACAACAACCTTCTGTTGAGAGACGGTTTTCTAGTGTCTGCCCTATACTGCTTCTGAAAAGTGATAACCAGAAAACTTCTATTATAAG ATGGTCTATTATTCTTCCGCTGTGTTGGATTAAGGTCTTCTGGATCTCTCTGGTGACCAATGGTGCTCAAGCAATTGGTTTGAGAGAGAAGAACTGGATTGCTTGTGAT CTTGGGTTGccatgctttccaagggaattCCCTGATTGCAATGCACACTCTTGTTTTATGGTCTTGGAGGAAGCTGCTTATGATAAAAAATCTGAGCTCCGTTCTCCTCACACAAAGACTTGGAAAGTTCCTGTTTCATCTCCATGGGATAGTGTCCGCCTTGCTCTAGAAGGACTCAGTGGGGCAGGTCATGATCGGATGCAACATGAACAGCTTTCTCCAAACGATATGATAAAGAACTTAGAAATGAGTACTCCATACTCGAGAAGATGCATAACTGACTCAGAGGGTAGTCACAGTGCTCCATTCGAGGGATTCGTGGCAAGGACGTCTTATGTTCTGATTCAGTTTTTGGATGAGATTAGTGGTAGTCATCTACTTTTATTTCCCAAAGCGCTTCACAGGATAAAGTGCATATCCAAATTTATGAAGGACGAAAGAATATTCAACGAGGATATAGATAAGGGCATTTACCAGATAAATCAGGACCAGAAGCTGTGTTTGGTCAGAGTTATTCTGCATGCCCACAGAGAAGGTTCCTTCGAAGAAGGAGCAGTTGTTTGTGCACCTCAAATTGATGATGTAATGTTGTTCACAACCAG ATCAGAGATATCCAAAGGCGAACTTCAAGTACCCGAGTCCTTTGTAAGATCATGCTTCTCTCAACAAGCAACTGGTAAATGGGAATTTCAAGTACCTGAAGATCCTGCTGCCAAAGAATCTTATCGATTACCAATTGGCTTTATTACAACAGGATTTGTTCGAGGAAG TAAGAAGCCTGTAGCAGTGGCTCTTTGCGAGGCTGTCTGTCTTGCTCATCTGAGAGAGGAACAGTGGAAAGCTATAAGCGTTAGGAAAAGAAAGAAGGAGATCTATGTCCTGGTTAGAAACTTAAGGTCCACAGCATATAGACTTGCACTTGCTTCTATCGTCCTCGAACAATGGGAAGATGATGTTGAATATAtgtga
- the LOC101258513 gene encoding uncharacterized protein has translation MKILEANAGALTNFEVLDFLRSRGAGRDPTRVIVPIAPSEFKVYDYLEQTAACNQTRQVIGELMGKCKCIKLEKCECIKPKQCECIKLEGDEIVNIINIRPSSLVELYPILRKYDALLGEAAETVEELVENVVQLLPPSPTQMQSEEGTATDDKEAPDGETMEVAPEV, from the exons ATGAAGAT CCTCGAAGCAAATGCAGGGGCTCTCACAAATTTTGAGGTGCTTGATTTTCTACGCTCCAGAGGTGCAGGAAGAGATCCTACGCGGGTCATAGTCCCCATTGCACCATCAGAGTTCAAG GTATATGATTATTTAGAGCAAACTGCTGCTTGCAATCAGACAAGACAAGTGATTGGTGAACTCATGGGAAAATGTAAATGTATCAAACTGGAAAAATGTGAATGTATCAAACCGAAACAATGTGAATGTATCAAACTCGAGGGGGATGAGATCGttaacatcatcaatatcagGCCATCTTCACTCGTTGAACTTTATCCG ATATTAAGGAAATATGACGCCCTTCTTGGGGAAGCTGCAGAAACAGTGGAAGAGCTTGTGGAAAACGTGGTGCAGCTGTTACCGCCTTCTCCAACTCAAATGCAGTCTGAAGAAGGAACTGCTACAGACGATAAAGAAGCTCCAGATGGAGAAACAATGGAGGTTGCGCCTGAAGTGTAA
- the LOC101252549 gene encoding ribonucleases P/MRP protein subunit POP1 isoform X1 codes for MNKDKGKLRTVAGPPRTLNVNKFAESRASELESLHSIVKERLSNDFRCKRSKRRRTTGHDNRVAKGRVRKKQKLGDENLNKPDHLKNDKKMLPRHVRRRVELKKNSLNGFSTSGDGTKRLRTHLWYAKRFAMTKIWGFYLPLGVQGRGRGSRALLKKLQGGVLVHDASYCSAVQLEGPEDLLLSILNTVLVPSPYSYCEDARNDVLSGAIYGSAELHHVGATFSKTIAPVTYMWQPQQCRKTDTKVDHAGICGEQQKIDGCASSRRLWVWIHAAAFSEGYNALLNACERQVDAAGSRVSCISLEDRLGKLELIGSRASELLQKLLHPATCSSVNSSLVKYASFIENDDQNLSSAIFSLFVNDPRFLNKDTIDPLEAKGQNILSYRKDEKGIPKRDMKLLSCSSLQCEGSPGLSECIDLWDAKEGFDPPIEENILCMEKHHQRMKLFRVGDVKSGRQQPSVERRFSSVCPILLLKSDNQKTSIIRWSIILPLCWIKVFWISLVTNGAQAIGLREKNWIACDLGLPCFPREFPDCNAHSCFMVLEEAAYDKKSELRSPHTKTWKVPVSSPWDSVRLALEGLSGAGHDRMQHEQLSPNDMIKNLEMSTPYSRRCITDSEGSHSAPFEGFVARTSYVLIQFLDEISGSHLLLFPKALHRIKCISKFMKDERIFNEDIDKGIYQINQDQKLCLVRVILHAHREGSFEEGAVVCAPQIDDVMLFTTRSEISKGELQVPESFVRSCFSQQATGKWEFQVPEDPAAKESYRLPIGFITTGFVRGSKKPVAVALCEAVCLAHLREEQWKAISVRKRKKEIYVLVRNLRSTAYRLALASIVLEQWEDDVEYM; via the exons ATGAATAAAG ATAAAGGCAAACTTCGAACAGTAGCAGGTCCGCCTCGAACCCTTAATGTGAACAAATTTGCTGAGTCTCGAGCTTCTGAACTTGAATCTCTCCACTCAATTGTAAAAGAGCGGTTAAGTAATGACTTTAGATGTAAAAGAAGCAAGAGAAGGCGAACAACTGGACATGACAATAGAGTGGCAAAAGGTAGAGTTAGAAAGAAGCAGAAACTAGGAGATGAGAATCTCAATAAGCCAGACCATTTGAAGAACGATAAAAAAATGCTTCCACGCCATGTTCGTAGGAGAGTTGAGCTTAAAAAGAATTCTCTGAACGGCTTCTCAACTTCAGGAGATGGGACTAAGAGACTCAGAACCCACTTATGGTATGCTAAGCGTTTCGCAATGACAAAAATTTGGGGATTCTACCTTCCCCTTGGTGTTCAAGGCAG GGGGAGGGGCTCGAGAGCTCTTCTGAAGAAACTACAAGGAGGAGTACTTGTACATGATGCAAGTTACTGCAGTGCTGTCCAGTTGGAGGGTCCAGAG GATTTGTTGCTGTCAATCCTAAATACTGTGCTTGTGCCTTCTCCATACTCATATTGTGAGGATGCTCGTAATGACGTACTCTCTGGTgctatctatggtagtgctgaG CTCCATCATGTAGGAGCCACCTTTTCTAAGACAATTGCTCCTGTAACCTATATGTGGCAACCACAGCAGTGTAGGAAAACTGATACAAAGGTCGATCATGCCGGTATATGTGGTGAACAACAGAAGATTGATGGATGTGCTTCTTCAAGACGGCTATGGGTTTGGATACATGCTGCTGCTTTCAGTGAAGGATATAATGCTTTGCTAAATGCTTGTGAAAGGCAG GTAGATGCTGCTGGCTCCAGAGTTAGTTGCATTTCCCTTGAGGATCGTCTGGGGAAGTTGGAACTGATTGGATCAAGGGCATCTGAGCTTCTTCAAAAGCTTTTACATCCTGCAACCTG TTCTTCAGTAAATTCTTCCCTGGTGAAGTATGCATCCTTCATTGAGAATGACGACCAAAACCTTTCTTCAGCAATCTTTTCTCTCTTTGTCAATGATCCTCGATTTTTGAATAAAGATACTATTGATCCTTTGGAAGCAAAGGGTCAAAATATACTATCTTACAGGAAAGATGAGAAGGGAATTCCAAAAAGGGACATGAAGTTACTCTCTTGCTCGTCCTTACAATGTGAAGGAAGTCCTGGCTTATCTGAGTGTATAGATCTCTGGGATGCTAAAGAAGGCTTTGACCCTCCAATAGAAGAAAACATCCTTTGCATGGAGAAACACCATCAGCGTATGAAGTTGTTTCGCGTTGGTGATGTGAAATCAGGCAGACAACAACCTTCTGTTGAGAGACGGTTTTCTAGTGTCTGCCCTATACTGCTTCTGAAAAGTGATAACCAGAAAACTTCTATTATAAG ATGGTCTATTATTCTTCCGCTGTGTTGGATTAAGGTCTTCTGGATCTCTCTGGTGACCAATGGTGCTCAAGCAATTGGTTTGAGAGAGAAGAACTGGATTGCTTGTGAT CTTGGGTTGccatgctttccaagggaattCCCTGATTGCAATGCACACTCTTGTTTTATGGTCTTGGAGGAAGCTGCTTATGATAAAAAATCTGAGCTCCGTTCTCCTCACACAAAGACTTGGAAAGTTCCTGTTTCATCTCCATGGGATAGTGTCCGCCTTGCTCTAGAAGGACTCAGTGGGGCAGGTCATGATCGGATGCAACATGAACAGCTTTCTCCAAACGATATGATAAAGAACTTAGAAATGAGTACTCCATACTCGAGAAGATGCATAACTGACTCAGAGGGTAGTCACAGTGCTCCATTCGAGGGATTCGTGGCAAGGACGTCTTATGTTCTGATTCAGTTTTTGGATGAGATTAGTGGTAGTCATCTACTTTTATTTCCCAAAGCGCTTCACAGGATAAAGTGCATATCCAAATTTATGAAGGACGAAAGAATATTCAACGAGGATATAGATAAGGGCATTTACCAGATAAATCAGGACCAGAAGCTGTGTTTGGTCAGAGTTATTCTGCATGCCCACAGAGAAGGTTCCTTCGAAGAAGGAGCAGTTGTTTGTGCACCTCAAATTGATGATGTAATGTTGTTCACAACCAG ATCAGAGATATCCAAAGGCGAACTTCAAGTACCCGAGTCCTTTGTAAGATCATGCTTCTCTCAACAAGCAACTGGTAAATGGGAATTTCAAGTACCTGAAGATCCTGCTGCCAAAGAATCTTATCGATTACCAATTGGCTTTATTACAACAGGATTTGTTCGAGGAAG TAAGAAGCCTGTAGCAGTGGCTCTTTGCGAGGCTGTCTGTCTTGCTCATCTGAGAGAGGAACAGTGGAAAGCTATAAGCGTTAGGAAAAGAAAGAAGGAGATCTATGTCCTGGTTAGAAACTTAAGGTCCACAGCATATAGACTTGCACTTGCTTCTATCGTCCTCGAACAATGGGAAGATGATGTTGAATATAtgtga
- the LOC101252249 gene encoding probable disease resistance protein At4g27220 encodes MEARESFFPTKLFGEETKRTCERIWRCLKKDKVITSIGIYGVKGVGKTTLAKLINHLVEQKTNSQVIWINVSQQCNIKVLQNDIAKSLGFDLIEEHDDEKRAIALHESFKVKKDFVLVLDDVLENVPLKMLGNPLKIEGGRLIVTSCLLETCRKMGCQREFRVKTLEAEECWSLFVEKLGNEMIVPREVEGIAKVMVNECTKGLPFGIVALAAKVRELELSNVDEWRKAFDESCKEENNDDVMKMLLYSFDSLKDEKLQQCFLYCCLYPGNENISKDHLISRFVLEGLIDEQESREAEFEEGYEILNRLEGVCLLESGVNHTVKMHSLIRDMALKITNENPMFMVRAGVQLHDAPEQNEWIENLDKVSLMRNKIAEIPEGTSAKCPRLTTLMLQQNYHLWKIPDSFFEHMKALRVLDLSHTCIEKLPDSVSELENLTALLLAFCWNLRSIPTLAKLESLQELDLSGTGIQTLPESLEALLSLKCLSMYAMRWLERVPIGILPQLSTLQRLVLSHHIDVQGEELEVLNELEEFQGRFSTIHDFNRFIKAQENEGCLAFYRILVGDYDGLGQMTQIEFNHGRISDKLVKCYGLGKEDEVLLLPQDIQHLKIESCNNFSTCLSEFLSCLYDSKDLKYFKVRWCNKLEYLMKVKQGQESVLLPSLEHLDLFELPSFIGIFDECETSLSPSIPLVGTFSFLRMIRIERCHNIKKLLPIDLCSNLRHLERIYVLSCSQIEEIIEDHENDGIVVFPKMTRMTLWSLPQLKSIYNGKMKCNSIKKVSIKGCVKLRNLPLFFSHEDELKIPSTLKEIAINSSEKEWWESLEWDHSNTKIELQPFLSYL; translated from the exons atggaAGCAAGAGAGTCATTTTTTCCGACAAAGTTATTTGgtgaagaaacaaaaagaacatGTGAAAGAATTTGGAGATGTTTAAAGAAAGACAAAGTAATTACAAGTATTGGTATATATGGAGTTAAAGGTGTTGGAAAAACAACCTTAGCTAAACTCATCAATCACCTTGTTGAACAAAAGACTAATTCCCAAGTTATTTGGATTAATGTTTCTCAACAATGTAACATCAAAGTGTTACAAAATGATATAGCTAAATCACTTGGATTTGATCTTATAGAGGAACATGATGATGAAAAGAGGGCAATCGCGTTACACGAATCGTTCAAAGTGAAAAAGGATTTTGTTTTAGTACTAGATGATGTGTTAGAGAATGTACCTTTGAAAATGTTGGGTAATCCTCTAAAAATTGAAGGTGGAAGGTTGATAGTAACAAGTTGTTTACTCGAAACATGTCGAAAAATGGGATGTCAAAGGGAGTTCAGAGTGAAAACACTTGAAGCGGAGGAGTGTTGGAGTTTGTTTGTAGAAAAACTCGGGAATGAGATGATTGTTCCGCGTGAAGTTGAAGGGATCGCTAAGGTTATGGTGAATGAATGTACTAAAGGACTTCCATTTGGGATTGTTGCATTAGCTGCAAAGGTTAGAGAGTTGGAATTGAGTAACGTTGATGAATGGAGAAAGGCGTTCGATGAATCATGTAAAGAGGAGAACAATGATGATGTTATGAAGATGTTGTTGTATAGTTTTGATTCATTGAAGGATGAAAAGTTACAGCAATGTTTCTTGTACTGTTGTTTGTATCCAGGAAATGAGAATATCTCGAAAGATCATTTGATAAGTCGATTTGTTCTAGAGGGACTTATCGATGAACAAGAGAGTCGTGAGGCAGAATTTGAAGAGGGATATGAAATACTGAACAGATTGGAAGGCGTTTGTTTGTTGGAAAGTGGCGTAAATCATACTGTGAAAATGCATAGCTTGATTCGAGATATGGCATTGAAAATCACTAATGAGAATCCTATGTTTATGGTTAGAGCTGGAGTTCAGCTTCATGATGCACCAGAACAGAATGAATGGATCGAAAATTTGGACAAG GTATCTCTAATGAGGAACAAGATAGCTGAAATACCAGAAGGCACATCAGCTAAGTGTCCAAGGCTAACAACATTGATGTTGCAGCAGAATTATCACTTATGGAAGATTCCAGATTCTTTCTTCGAGCACATGAAGGCGTTACGTGTGCTTGATTTAAGCCACACTTGCATTGAGAAGTTGCCTGATTCAGTATCCGAGTTGGAGAATCTCACCGCGCTCTTACTTGCATTTTGTTGGAATCTAAGGTCAATTCCAACTCTGGCAAAGCTCGAGTCATTGCAAGAGTTGGACTTGAGTGGCACTGGGATTCAGACTTTGCCTGAATCCCTCGAGGCTCTATTGAGCCTCAAATGCCTGAGTATGTATGCAATGCGTTGGCTAGAGAGGGTACCAATAGGTATATTGCCACAACTCTCAACTCTACAACGTCTAGTGTTATCGCACCATATAGACGTGCAAGGTGAGGAACTAGAGGTGTTAAACGAGTTGGAAGAGTTTCAAGGTAGGTTCTCTACTATTCATGACTTCAACCGGTTCATCAAAGCTCAAGAGAACGAGGGATGCCTCGCGTTCTACAGGATTCTAGTAGGTGACTACGATGGTTTAGGACAAATGACACAAATCGAGTTCAATCATGGAAGAATTTCAGATAAACTAGTCAAGTGTTATGGACTTGGTAAAGAAGATGAAGTACTATTGCTTCCACAAGACATTCAACACTTGAAAATCGAGAGTTGCAACAACTTTAGTACTTGTCTTTCCGAGTTCTTGTCATGTCTATACGATTCAAAAGATTTGAAGTACTTCAAAGTTCGTTGGTGCAACAAGCTCGAGTACCTTATGAAGGTAAAACAAGGGCAAGAATCCGTCTTATTACCCTCTCTCGAGCATCTTGATCTCTTCGAATTGCCTAGTTTCATTGGTATTTTTGATGAATGTGAAACAAGTTTGAGTCCTTCAATCCCTCTAGTTGGTACTTTTTCCTTCCTTAGAATGATACGTATCGAAAGATGTCACAACATCAAGAAGCTACTTCCAATTGATCTATGCTCAAACCTGAGACATCTCGAGAGGATATATGTCCTATCATGTAGTCAAATCGAAGAAATAATTGAAGATCACGAAAATGATGGAATCGTCGTCTTTCCTAAAATGACAAGAATGACCTTATGGTCTTTGCCACAATTGAAAAGTATATACAATGGAAAAATGAAGTGCAATTCAATAAAGAAAGTGTCAATAAAGGGATGTGTTAAGTTAAGGAATTTGCCTTTGTTTTTTTCACATGAAGATGAACTCAAAATTCCCTCTACACTTAAAGAGATTGCTATAAATTCGAGTGAAAAAGAGTGGTGGGAATCTTTGGAATGGGATcattcaaatacaaaaattgaaCTCCAACCTTTTCTTAGCTATTTGTAA